A stretch of DNA from Cellulomonas xiejunii:
GGAGGAGCTCGTCGAGCCCGTAGGCGCGCGGGAACAACCGGATCGTGACGGTCGGCCCGTCGAGCGCGAGCGGAGGGAGGACGACGTGCACGCGTGCACCGCGCGGCATGCGCTCGTCCGCAGGCAGACGCGCATCGACCATCGGGCTCGACTCGTCGACCCGGCGGTTGACGGTGGACACGATGCGGTCGATCGTCTGCCGCAGCTGCTCCTCCGACGCGAAGGCCGTCCCCACGCGCTCGAGCTGGCCGAATCGTTCGACGTACAGCGTGTCATGACCGTTGATCATGATCTCCGAGACCGTCTCGTCCGCGAGCAGCGGCTCGAGGACACCGAGCCCGATCGACTCGTCCACGACACGCCGGATGAGGGCGTTGCGCTCACGCGTCGTCAGGATGACGCCCTCGGTGGACACGAGGTGCGCGACCACGCGCTCGAGCCGCACACGGCGCTGACCCGGTTCGAGTCGGCCGAGCTCGTGGAGGTCGACCTCGTCGAGCAGCTTGCGCTTGAACTGCCCGACGAGCTGCTCGTCGAGCTCGGACCGCGCGAAAGGGCTGCTGGTGACGGCCTGCTGGGCCGGAGGGTCCTGCGAGAACTCGGTGTACCCGCTCATCGTCCCGTCCTCGGCATCGCGACCTCCCGGGCGACGGTGATCGGGGGGAACATGCTGACCCGCCGGACGTCGAGCTGGACGCGCACGGTGTCCGGCGCCGGGTAGGTGATCCGGCCGTCGAGGTCGCCCGGCAGCGAACGGTCGACCGCCGCCCGGACGTCCAGGCTCAGGCTGCGCGCACGGGCTCCGTCGCGGGCCGCCTGCCCGGCTGCGTCGACCGCGATGGCGAACCACGCCGCCTGCACGATGCACACGAGGGTGATCGCTATGAGGACGACCCCTCCGACGGCCTCGATCGTCGAGGTCCCCCGGTCGCCGCGGGAGAGCCTGCGTCGCAGGACGGTCATGGCTCGAGCACCACCTCTCGGGACATGGTGATCTTCCAGGGCGACGACGCGAGACCCGGCGCGAGGATCGGCACGTGCGTGCTGACCGTCACCCGACGACCGGTCGCGTCGCGCGAGACCTCGAGACCGCCGTGCATCGCCGACGGCATCGCGTCCTCGGCCGCTTTGCGCACCTCGTACGAGGTCGCCTGCAGTGCGGTCTCCCGCGCCGCCGAGCTCGCTGCGTACCCGGTCCAGACGAGCGTCAGAGCGACCACGACCATCTGGACGAGCGCGGCGCCCATGATCACCAGCCACGGCATGACGCCGACGAACTCGAGGGACGCCGAGCCGTCGTCCCGCCCCGAGCGCCGGCGCCCTGTGCGCGACGCCGGGTCCGGCGTGCCGTCGGGGGTCGTCACGCGGGCCACGCCGAGCCGTCGCCCGAGCGCGCGGACGACCTGCCACCAGGCGACGTCGGTGACGTACTCGGGAGACCGGGAGTTCACCGCACGCTCGACCTTGCGCCCGAGGTCCGGCAGACGCTCCTCGAGCAGAGGGCTCGGCGACAGGCGTGCCAGGGTGTCCGGCTGGATCTCGTCGGCGCGGTTGTGGCGGTTGAGGACGACGAAGGTCCCTTCCGGCTTGCGGACCGACAGCGTCTCCCAGGTCGCGACGTTGCGACGCAGGGCACGCACGCTGACGAGGTCCGGCGTGGCGACCGCCACGACCTCGTCGGCGATCTCCACGACCGCAGCCTGCAGCGGCGTGACGCGCGCACCCACGTCGATCACGATGAGGTCGTACTGCTGCCGCACCAGGCCGACGATCTGCCGGATCGCCCGGGGCGTCACGTGCTCGACCTCACGCACGTCCTCGGGCGGCAGCAGCAGGTGCAGGCCTGACTCGTGCTCGTAGATGGCGTCGGCGACCGTGCGGAAGGACAGGTCGTCCGACACCTTCGCGAGGTCGGCGATCGACGTGCGGTGGCGGGCCTCGA
This window harbors:
- a CDS encoding AAA family ATPase; translation: MAGTVVIGCADQTLAYDLRSQLAEVSDVEVLAVVESTAELARVVVERDPNLVLLHDQLGPEPTHQVVRDLSLRRPASVTLIVSGDVDPETLAAATDAGARGLLTYPLSFAEVQQRITNAIDWSLRLQSLLIEQNAGEGGHRALVLAIAGTKGGVGATTLATHLAWDVRRELPSHRVLLIDLDLEKGDVSSFIEARHRTSIADLAKVSDDLSFRTVADAIYEHESGLHLLLPPEDVREVEHVTPRAIRQIVGLVRQQYDLIVIDVGARVTPLQAAVVEIADEVVAVATPDLVSVRALRRNVATWETLSVRKPEGTFVVLNRHNRADEIQPDTLARLSPSPLLEERLPDLGRKVERAVNSRSPEYVTDVAWWQVVRALGRRLGVARVTTPDGTPDPASRTGRRRSGRDDGSASLEFVGVMPWLVIMGAALVQMVVVALTLVWTGYAASSAARETALQATSYEVRKAAEDAMPSAMHGGLEVSRDATGRRVTVSTHVPILAPGLASSPWKITMSREVVLEP